In Methylotenera sp. L2L1, the following proteins share a genomic window:
- a CDS encoding PEP-CTERM sorting domain-containing protein, with translation MNFKLKTLVAALALSAVATSANAAISSGASNGNSEFVFSAWDSVAGVGYTYDLNWDKAFTDVVGIDQATTVTGNALLAANAVVQSSLIGTNGIIFDGALTGLPFASASNVQWNLGAFDNAGRTRLLMTQGDSGLPFVSTNNQVKAAVTLFGAYTPATNGFITAPADDTYAVTNDTNGNAYAGSATFGGNNFNGNLADTSSFLGASANMYFLAPTTQASSAAQALQQQLFSFDGKAIVAKTYLQGNEWRLQVAAVQAVPEPETNAMMLAGLGLMGFIARRRRNNLAK, from the coding sequence ATGAATTTTAAATTGAAAACTTTAGTAGCTGCATTGGCATTATCAGCAGTTGCTACATCAGCTAATGCTGCTATTTCTTCTGGCGCTAGTAACGGTAACTCTGAATTCGTATTTAGTGCATGGGATTCAGTAGCAGGTGTTGGTTATACCTACGATCTGAACTGGGACAAAGCTTTCACAGATGTTGTAGGTATTGATCAAGCAACGACAGTTACAGGTAATGCACTATTAGCAGCTAATGCAGTAGTGCAGTCTTCACTAATCGGTACAAATGGTATTATTTTTGATGGCGCCTTGACTGGTTTGCCATTTGCAAGTGCTTCAAATGTGCAATGGAACTTGGGTGCATTTGACAATGCAGGTCGTACTCGCCTACTGATGACTCAAGGCGACTCTGGATTGCCATTTGTTTCAACTAACAACCAAGTAAAAGCGGCAGTTACCTTATTCGGTGCCTACACACCGGCAACAAATGGCTTTATTACAGCGCCTGCAGATGATACTTATGCTGTAACAAACGACACAAACGGCAATGCTTACGCTGGTAGTGCTACATTTGGTGGTAATAATTTTAACGGTAACCTTGCTGATACATCAAGCTTCTTAGGTGCTAGTGCAAATATGTACTTCCTTGCCCCAACTACTCAGGCTTCAAGCGCTGCACAAGCTTTACAACAACAACTCTTCTCTTTTGACGGTAAAGCTATCGTTGCAAAAACATACTTGCAAGGCAATGAGTGGCGCCTACAAGTAGCAGCAGTACAAGCTGTGCCAGAGCCAGAAACTAACGCAATGATGTTAGCTGGTCTGGGTTTAATGGGCTTTATCGCTCGTCGCCGTCGTAACAATTTAGCTAAGTAG
- a CDS encoding DsbC family protein: MTFSKKALASLLSVGLLFGGSSLLANASEADDINAIKMNLEKRTPPLNAKSIKLSPLAGVYEVYANGNIFYVDKTVSYVMVGGSLVEDATKRNLTTERLQELTTIKFDSLPFKNAIEIKKGNGQYKFAVFSDPDCPFCKTLEQGLEKMGISDYTAYIFLFPLKELHPDAVAKSESIWCAKDKNEAWSNWMVKGIAPVKANCENPLAANEKLADDLGVAGTPTIYMNNGKQTQAPQELVAAIKESK; the protein is encoded by the coding sequence ATGACTTTTTCAAAGAAAGCATTAGCATCACTTTTATCGGTAGGTTTATTATTTGGCGGATCATCATTACTAGCTAATGCAAGTGAAGCCGATGACATCAACGCGATTAAAATGAATTTAGAGAAAAGAACGCCACCGCTAAATGCCAAGAGCATTAAACTATCTCCACTAGCAGGTGTTTATGAGGTTTATGCAAACGGTAATATCTTTTATGTAGATAAGACCGTTTCTTACGTGATGGTTGGAGGGTCGTTAGTAGAGGATGCAACAAAAAGAAATTTAACGACTGAACGCTTACAAGAATTAACGACGATTAAGTTTGATAGCCTGCCGTTTAAAAATGCGATTGAGATTAAAAAAGGCAATGGTCAATATAAGTTTGCAGTGTTTTCAGATCCAGACTGTCCTTTCTGCAAAACGCTAGAACAAGGACTAGAAAAGATGGGCATTAGTGATTACACCGCTTATATCTTTTTATTCCCCCTTAAAGAATTACATCCTGACGCAGTTGCTAAATCTGAGTCTATCTGGTGCGCGAAAGACAAAAATGAAGCATGGAGCAACTGGATGGTAAAAGGCATTGCGCCTGTAAAAGCAAACTGTGAAAACCCATTAGCCGCAAATGAAAAACTGGCTGATGATTTAGGTGTTGCTGGAACCCCAACCATTTACATGAATAACGGTAAGCAGACGCAAGCACCACAAGAGCTTGTAGCTGCCATCAAAGAAAGTAAGTAG
- the epsA gene encoding XrtB/PEP-CTERM-associated transcriptional regulator EpsA produces MLYVKKTRRTVIKTNLNFDASASAKDDLSNEQRSVFMDVITESLRVSQRIHLFNWLQGEFQYLLGHEVMIFGIRSSDTDSYHFEYFTSTRYFNQTQFSSVIEHESGLIHQALDCWKKITLPLFVSNEVEPMEDGHCSVVNFDEDALKESELKSFVLHGFGDSNSKISSVVILARLHKPPSGNTARIFELIMPNLHCALIRVTSHRGNTVFDNSNIASIITNRESEILQWLHMGKTNWEISSILDISPLTVKNHVQNILRKLNVQNRSQAAVKAAKVGLIKMLK; encoded by the coding sequence ATGCTTTATGTTAAAAAAACTAGAAGAACCGTCATTAAAACTAATCTAAATTTTGATGCATCAGCAAGCGCCAAAGACGACTTGAGTAACGAGCAGCGTTCTGTTTTTATGGACGTCATTACTGAGTCGTTGCGTGTTTCTCAGCGCATACATCTATTTAATTGGCTACAAGGTGAGTTTCAATATTTGCTTGGACATGAGGTGATGATTTTTGGTATTCGGTCATCTGATACTGACTCATATCATTTTGAGTATTTTACGAGTACGCGTTATTTTAATCAGACTCAATTTTCTAGTGTGATAGAGCATGAATCTGGTTTAATACATCAAGCATTAGACTGTTGGAAGAAAATCACTTTACCTTTATTTGTTTCCAATGAAGTAGAGCCAATGGAAGATGGTCATTGTTCAGTGGTAAATTTTGACGAAGACGCGCTAAAAGAGTCTGAGTTGAAAAGTTTTGTGCTGCATGGGTTTGGTGACAGTAACAGCAAAATATCTAGCGTAGTGATACTTGCTAGATTACACAAACCACCTAGTGGCAATACAGCGCGCATCTTTGAATTGATTATGCCAAATCTGCATTGTGCCTTGATTAGGGTAACAAGCCATCGAGGTAACACGGTATTTGATAACAGCAATATTGCCAGCATTATCACCAACCGAGAATCAGAGATATTGCAGTGGCTACATATGGGTAAAACTAATTGGGAAATATCATCTATTCTCGATATCAGCCCGCTGACAGTAAAAAACCATGTTCAAAATATCTTACGCAAGCTTAATGTGCAGAATCGTAGTCAAGCGGCAGTTAAGGCTGCAAAAGTTGGCTTAATTAAAATGTTGAAATAA
- a CDS encoding lytic transglycosylase domain-containing protein translates to MKNILLVTFSALCLMVINAAVADVLINLEQSDEIQISNTQLNLRYTLKIEEPALAYELTPPASSNLSNLPYSTEVISAAHETSIEPALIHAVIAVESRHNPSARSKKGAYGLMQLMPATAHRFKVIDKHDPKQNILAGAKYLRELLNLFNGDLMLALAAYNAGPGAVMKYRGQIPPYKETINYVPKVLKLYREYS, encoded by the coding sequence ATGAAAAATATATTATTAGTGACATTTTCTGCTTTGTGCCTAATGGTCATTAACGCTGCAGTTGCAGATGTTTTAATCAACTTAGAGCAATCAGATGAAATTCAGATTAGTAATACACAATTAAACCTGCGCTACACACTTAAAATTGAAGAACCTGCACTAGCTTATGAACTTACACCACCGGCCTCTAGTAACTTATCCAACCTCCCATACAGCACTGAAGTCATCAGTGCTGCACATGAAACATCAATAGAACCAGCTTTGATTCATGCAGTCATTGCGGTTGAATCTAGACATAACCCTAGTGCACGTTCAAAAAAAGGCGCCTATGGCCTTATGCAGCTTATGCCAGCCACAGCACATCGCTTTAAGGTAATTGATAAACACGATCCAAAGCAGAATATTTTAGCTGGCGCAAAATACCTACGCGAACTACTGAACTTGTTTAATGGGGATTTAATGCTAGCGCTAGCGGCATATAACGCAGGACCAGGCGCAGTCATGAAATATAGGGGGCAGATACCGCCCTACAAAGAAACAATAAACTATGTACCAAAAGTACTAAAGCTTTATCGCGAATATTCATAA
- a CDS encoding type II secretion system protein encodes MPTGNRLIQCNKKHSGFTYIGVLMLVAVSGIGLAGVGIVWHQDAQREREKELLFIGEEFRHAIGSYYESTPDSVKQYPKKLEDLLLDNRFPVTKRHLRKVYTDPFSSDADWGLMMQQDQIVGVYSLSELVPIKTTGFLPQYEAFGSAKKYSEWKFIYTVGSESFLGTN; translated from the coding sequence ATGCCGACTGGTAATAGACTAATACAATGTAACAAGAAGCATTCGGGCTTTACTTATATTGGTGTACTAATGTTGGTGGCAGTCTCTGGCATTGGTTTGGCTGGTGTGGGCATTGTTTGGCATCAGGATGCACAACGTGAGCGTGAAAAAGAACTACTTTTTATTGGTGAAGAGTTTCGTCATGCAATTGGTAGTTATTACGAGAGCACGCCTGATAGCGTTAAGCAATACCCAAAGAAATTGGAAGATTTACTCTTGGATAATCGTTTCCCAGTGACTAAGCGACATTTACGTAAGGTATACACAGACCCTTTTTCCTCTGATGCTGATTGGGGGCTAATGATGCAACAAGATCAAATAGTTGGGGTTTATAGCCTATCTGAATTAGTACCAATTAAAACAACAGGATTTTTGCCGCAGTATGAAGCTTTTGGTTCAGCAAAAAAATATAGCGAATGGAAGTTTATATATACAGTAGGCTCAGAGTCTTTTCTTGGTACTAATTAA
- a CDS encoding type II secretion system protein yields the protein MKSCFYQQLKGCYAKGKGFTLVELLVVLSILALLLTLAVPRYFIGIDRAKEAALQQDLNTLRESIDKFYADTGQYPESLESLVERKYIRKLPIDPITGSDATWVLLAPEPPLVGNVYDIHSGSTGIAKDGSKYADW from the coding sequence ATGAAGTCATGTTTTTATCAACAGCTAAAAGGTTGTTATGCCAAAGGTAAAGGGTTTACTTTAGTAGAGTTGTTGGTCGTATTATCTATTTTGGCATTATTGCTGACACTTGCTGTGCCTAGATATTTTATTGGTATAGACCGTGCTAAAGAAGCCGCTTTACAGCAAGACCTGAATACCTTACGAGAAAGTATTGATAAATTTTACGCAGATACAGGACAGTACCCTGAGTCTTTAGAGAGCTTAGTAGAGCGGAAATACATCCGTAAATTACCGATAGATCCAATTACCGGTAGCGATGCAACTTGGGTATTATTAGCACCAGAGCCGCCATTGGTTGGTAATGTTTATGATATTCATAGTGGCTCTACAGGCATAGCAAAAGATGGTAGCAAATATGCCGACTGGTAA
- a CDS encoding type II secretion system protein produces the protein MSACLKSMTKGFTLIELVVTVAIVAILASVAMPMLQITVQRVKESELRSNLRQIRDAIDAYKKAVDEGRILKSVEQTGYPPSLEVLVDGVVDVKSPDKFKIKFLRRIPIDPMISKSKYVTSDGHAAEHGWGLRSYASEFNNPAEGEDVFDVYSKSQQLGINGIPYSQW, from the coding sequence ATGAGCGCTTGTTTGAAATCAATGACTAAAGGCTTTACATTGATTGAGCTGGTGGTAACAGTTGCTATTGTTGCTATTTTAGCCAGTGTGGCCATGCCTATGCTGCAGATAACAGTGCAACGGGTCAAGGAAAGTGAGTTACGCTCAAATCTACGCCAAATTCGCGATGCGATTGATGCATACAAAAAAGCGGTGGATGAGGGCCGTATTTTGAAAAGTGTTGAGCAAACAGGATATCCACCAAGTTTAGAGGTTTTGGTGGATGGTGTTGTTGATGTTAAAAGCCCTGATAAATTTAAGATAAAGTTCTTACGCAGAATACCGATAGACCCAATGATCTCTAAGAGTAAGTATGTAACTAGCGATGGTCACGCAGCAGAGCATGGCTGGGGATTACGCAGTTATGCCAGTGAGTTTAATAACCCGGCTGAGGGTGAGGATGTATTTGATGTGTACTCCAAGAGTCAGCAACTAGGTATTAATGGCATACCTTATTCACAATGGTAA
- a CDS encoding secretin N-terminal domain-containing protein, producing the protein MTFSNKVYSSQHTYRACFFVMVFMTQLSSCAFAPWEKSIDKLKTPEAQVAEMRKEASNHPEASIKRKNLLVTQELAATKLLVQAEQAKSKGLFTEAIGLYDRVLGFLPEDSGALNGKIAVEREVAQLKRLDQASQLIESNKLEVAREIVRDILIENSQHAKAIELQQQINQKSASTKSKPTELKPQFNKPVTLELRDVNIKVVFEALSRATGINFILDKDIKPETKATIFIKKARIEDAIEMVLSSNGLQKKVLSENTALVFPSTQAKLKDYQDLMIRSFYFSNTSAKQVSAMLKTMLKTKDIFVDERLNMLVMRDTPDVIRIAEKLVAANDLEEPEVMLDIEVLEISRSRLQELGVDFPNRISVNSLIPITTVTSATGVLASSTVNTSTQLTLEGLMNLNKGRLDVSPNPAVNFRKVTGDVNLLSNPRIRVKNNEKAKILVGDKVPIITTTSTANVGISENVQYVDVGLKLDVEPRITLNNFVNIKIGLEVSSLGEKTTTKNGATVYTIGTRNASTVLRLKNGETQILAGLILDDERKSASKLPGLGDIPLLGRLFSNQEDKKSKTEIVLAITPRVIGNVNLPQAEVSEYWSGTENLITDKPQSVMPTGSGALTPKEQFRERIRQQQLKANPDGQPEASLATEQEPAQDIQNVESGTVEGLALPGTADNVQSAVESVAPPATSPAAP; encoded by the coding sequence ATGACGTTTAGCAATAAAGTGTATTCATCTCAGCATACTTATCGGGCTTGTTTTTTTGTCATGGTGTTCATGACGCAGCTATCAAGTTGTGCATTTGCACCTTGGGAAAAATCGATTGATAAGCTTAAAACACCTGAAGCACAAGTGGCTGAAATGAGAAAAGAGGCGAGTAATCACCCTGAAGCAAGTATAAAGCGTAAAAATCTATTAGTCACACAAGAGTTAGCAGCTACAAAACTGCTTGTTCAAGCAGAGCAAGCTAAATCAAAAGGCTTATTTACAGAGGCCATTGGCCTTTATGATCGTGTACTAGGATTTTTGCCAGAGGATTCGGGTGCCTTAAATGGAAAGATTGCCGTTGAGCGCGAGGTTGCACAACTCAAAAGACTAGATCAGGCTTCACAGTTAATTGAGAGTAACAAGCTCGAAGTTGCTAGAGAAATCGTGCGAGATATTCTAATAGAAAATTCTCAGCATGCTAAGGCAATAGAATTACAGCAACAAATTAACCAAAAATCGGCATCTACTAAAAGCAAACCAACAGAGCTTAAGCCTCAGTTTAATAAGCCTGTTACGTTAGAGTTACGCGACGTAAATATTAAGGTAGTGTTTGAAGCATTGTCGCGAGCAACTGGCATTAATTTTATTTTAGATAAAGATATTAAGCCCGAAACAAAAGCGACTATTTTTATTAAAAAAGCAAGAATTGAAGATGCCATTGAAATGGTGCTTTCAAGCAACGGTTTGCAAAAAAAAGTTTTATCAGAAAATACTGCATTGGTGTTTCCGAGCACGCAAGCTAAGTTAAAAGATTATCAAGACTTGATGATTCGCAGTTTTTATTTTTCTAACACCAGCGCAAAGCAAGTGTCAGCAATGTTAAAAACAATGCTTAAAACAAAAGATATTTTTGTAGATGAGCGACTCAATATGTTGGTGATGCGTGATACACCTGACGTGATACGAATTGCAGAAAAATTAGTTGCTGCAAATGACTTAGAAGAGCCTGAGGTGATGCTAGATATTGAAGTGTTAGAAATTAGCCGCAGTCGATTGCAAGAGTTAGGTGTTGATTTCCCAAATCGCATCAGTGTAAATAGTCTTATTCCTATCACAACGGTTACTTCAGCAACTGGAGTGCTAGCAAGTTCTACTGTTAATACCTCAACACAATTAACTTTAGAAGGGTTGATGAACCTTAATAAAGGTAGATTAGATGTGTCACCCAATCCTGCGGTTAACTTTAGAAAAGTGACTGGTGATGTCAATTTACTATCAAACCCTAGAATTCGTGTTAAGAATAACGAAAAAGCTAAGATTTTAGTGGGTGATAAAGTGCCCATCATTACCACTACCTCTACTGCCAACGTTGGCATTTCAGAGAATGTCCAATATGTTGATGTCGGCTTAAAGCTTGATGTTGAACCGAGAATTACACTGAATAATTTTGTGAATATTAAAATTGGCTTAGAGGTTAGTTCTTTGGGCGAAAAAACAACCACCAAAAATGGTGCTACGGTTTATACCATTGGTACTCGCAACGCTAGTACTGTTCTACGCCTAAAAAATGGTGAAACACAAATACTGGCCGGCTTAATTTTAGATGATGAACGAAAAAGTGCGAGTAAATTGCCCGGTTTAGGTGATATTCCGTTACTTGGTCGATTATTTTCAAATCAGGAAGATAAGAAAAGTAAAACCGAAATCGTTTTGGCAATTACGCCAAGGGTGATTGGTAATGTCAATCTGCCTCAAGCTGAGGTTTCTGAGTATTGGTCTGGTACTGAAAATTTAATTACAGATAAACCACAGTCGGTAATGCCAACAGGTTCTGGCGCTTTAACGCCTAAAGAGCAATTTAGAGAAAGAATCAGGCAGCAGCAATTAAAGGCAAACCCTGATGGCCAACCAGAAGCATCTTTAGCAACAGAACAAGAGCCAGCACAAGATATACAGAATGTTGAGTCTGGTACTGTTGAGGGCTTAGCATTGCCAGGAACGGCTGATAATGTTCAATCGGCTGTAGAGTCAGTAGCGCCTCCTGCAACATCTCCAGCAGCACCATGA
- a CDS encoding GspE/PulE family protein: MTNLSVIEQDYFANTHFTENDAAKVTISADQIRQAKLIATAQQRRIVEVLEELTGYAHDVFLDALSQSLHFTSIQMKELHALSVAFDIIPFQNAQHKECLAFYPIADSSTQSLILVFADPFNESLQEWAIEHIKQPFSWHLAHRNDIAAFLAKHEETMRAMDGLHEDAHTSEADLDEAVANLSLKSINEDTNPIIKLINSTLYDALKVGASDIHLESSNAGLSVKYRIDGVITGIGGMQGLENADQAISRIKVMAQLDIAERRTPQDGRFKVIVQGRDVDFRVSIMPSVFGEDAVLRVLDRKALSEEAQGLSLQALGFDKKIITQFRRLASEPYGMVLVTGPTGSGKTTSLYAAISEVNTGHDKIITIEDPVEYQLPGVLQIPVNEKKGLTFARGLRSILRHDPDKIMVGEIRDSETAQIAIQAALTGHLVFTTVHANNVLDVIGRFIHMGVDPYNFVSAMNGIMAQRLIRAICTHCAEDYQPDEQLLEDSGITPLMKSTMNFKQAKGCGHCRGTGYRGRKAIAELLILNDELREMIVAREPIRKLKEAAKRSGMRTMREAAIEAVGNGLTTLQEINRVTFIS, from the coding sequence ATGACCAACTTATCAGTTATCGAGCAGGATTATTTTGCCAATACTCACTTTACAGAAAATGATGCTGCTAAAGTGACAATCAGTGCGGATCAAATCCGCCAAGCAAAATTAATTGCAACAGCTCAGCAACGACGTATTGTGGAAGTATTGGAAGAGCTCACTGGTTATGCGCATGATGTGTTCCTCGATGCGTTAAGTCAATCGCTACATTTCACATCGATACAGATGAAAGAGCTGCATGCTTTAAGTGTGGCGTTCGATATTATTCCATTCCAAAATGCTCAACATAAAGAGTGTTTAGCCTTTTATCCTATTGCAGATAGCTCAACACAGAGTCTGATATTAGTGTTTGCAGACCCTTTTAACGAAAGCTTGCAAGAATGGGCGATTGAACATATCAAGCAGCCATTTTCATGGCATTTGGCACATCGTAATGATATAGCAGCATTTCTAGCTAAGCATGAGGAAACGATGCGCGCTATGGATGGATTGCATGAAGATGCACATACATCAGAGGCTGATTTGGATGAGGCTGTTGCCAACCTGTCATTAAAATCAATTAATGAAGACACCAATCCAATTATTAAGCTAATAAACTCTACGCTTTACGATGCATTAAAGGTAGGCGCTAGTGACATACATTTGGAGAGTTCTAATGCTGGGCTTTCAGTAAAGTACAGAATTGATGGTGTCATTACTGGTATTGGTGGTATGCAAGGCCTTGAAAATGCTGATCAAGCAATATCCAGAATCAAAGTCATGGCTCAGCTTGATATTGCAGAGCGCAGAACACCTCAGGATGGTCGATTTAAGGTGATTGTCCAAGGTCGGGATGTGGATTTTCGTGTTTCTATTATGCCAAGTGTATTTGGTGAAGATGCGGTTTTGCGTGTACTTGATAGAAAAGCGCTCTCTGAAGAGGCGCAAGGCTTAAGCCTGCAGGCGTTAGGGTTTGATAAAAAAATCATCACTCAGTTTCGTCGTTTAGCGAGTGAGCCATACGGTATGGTGCTAGTGACTGGACCTACTGGCAGCGGTAAAACCACTTCACTTTATGCGGCGATATCTGAAGTGAATACTGGGCATGACAAAATAATTACAATTGAAGACCCCGTTGAGTATCAGTTACCAGGCGTACTACAAATTCCAGTGAATGAGAAAAAAGGGCTAACGTTCGCTCGCGGTCTACGCTCTATCTTACGGCATGATCCTGACAAGATAATGGTCGGTGAAATTAGGGATTCTGAAACAGCGCAAATTGCCATTCAGGCAGCACTTACAGGCCATTTGGTCTTTACAACGGTTCACGCCAATAACGTGTTGGATGTGATTGGCCGCTTTATTCATATGGGGGTTGATCCATATAACTTTGTATCTGCGATGAACGGCATTATGGCACAGCGTTTAATACGTGCAATCTGTACTCATTGTGCAGAAGATTATCAGCCAGACGAGCAGCTTTTAGAGGATTCTGGCATTACGCCATTGATGAAATCAACGATGAACTTTAAGCAGGCGAAAGGCTGTGGGCACTGTCGTGGCACTGGCTACCGCGGTCGTAAGGCGATTGCAGAGTTACTTATTCTAAATGATGAGTTGCGCGAAATGATTGTTGCGCGCGAACCTATCAGGAAATTAAAAGAAGCAGCTAAACGAAGTGGTATGCGCACGATGCGTGAGGCGGCAATTGAGGCTGTTGGTAACGGACTTACAACTTTGCAGGAGATCAATCGTGTCACTTTTATCAGTTAA
- a CDS encoding type II secretion system F family protein, translating into MNYQVKALKGREIVLLSISAIHADDAFAQVQARGYTPIVVQTKKHTLSEGVNKKFPLELFSQELLALLEAGLNLVEAIETLAEKDQGGEVKRTLDTLLQALYQGQTFSSALEMQSAVFPVLYIATVRASEKTGDLPEALGRYVSYEQQLGLVKKKIVSASIYPILLMGVGGLVILFLLGFVVPKFSRIYEGTGDNLPFLSQVLLAWGLYLENHGKELLMMTFISLGALGYGLSQAAVRKWMIQIIWRIPTLGDRLRVFQLARFYRTLGMLLKGGTSIIVAMESVAGLLDASLQQKMKQASSAIKEGQTISLAMEQAGLTTPIALRMLRVGERGGKIGEMMERIASFYDDELARWIDWFTKLFEPILMLLIGLVIGVVVLLLYMPIFELAGNIQ; encoded by the coding sequence ATGAACTATCAAGTTAAAGCGCTGAAGGGAAGGGAAATTGTGCTTTTAAGCATATCGGCTATCCATGCTGATGATGCCTTTGCCCAAGTTCAGGCTAGAGGTTACACGCCAATAGTAGTTCAAACAAAAAAACACACTTTGTCTGAAGGTGTTAATAAAAAATTTCCACTTGAATTATTTAGTCAAGAGTTACTTGCACTGCTGGAAGCCGGGCTCAACCTTGTCGAAGCGATTGAGACTTTAGCTGAAAAAGACCAAGGTGGCGAAGTTAAGCGAACGTTAGATACATTGCTGCAAGCGCTATATCAAGGTCAAACATTCTCATCAGCATTGGAAATGCAATCAGCAGTATTCCCTGTACTTTATATTGCCACTGTTCGTGCAAGCGAGAAAACTGGTGATTTGCCAGAGGCGCTAGGTCGATATGTAAGTTATGAGCAGCAGTTGGGGTTGGTCAAGAAAAAGATTGTTTCTGCATCGATATACCCAATTTTACTGATGGGTGTTGGTGGACTAGTGATTTTGTTTTTGCTTGGTTTTGTCGTGCCTAAATTTAGCAGAATCTATGAAGGTACTGGTGATAACTTACCTTTTTTATCACAAGTGTTACTTGCATGGGGTTTGTATCTAGAAAACCATGGTAAAGAGCTGTTGATGATGACGTTCATTAGTCTAGGTGCTTTGGGATATGGCCTATCTCAGGCAGCAGTGAGAAAGTGGATGATACAAATCATTTGGCGTATACCTACACTAGGTGATCGTCTTAGGGTTTTTCAATTGGCGCGATTCTACCGCACGTTAGGAATGCTGTTAAAAGGCGGCACATCAATCATAGTCGCCATGGAGTCCGTCGCTGGTTTACTTGATGCGTCTTTGCAGCAAAAGATGAAACAGGCTTCTTCTGCTATTAAAGAGGGGCAAACTATTTCTCTAGCGATGGAGCAAGCTGGATTAACGACACCTATTGCCTTACGCATGCTGAGAGTAGGAGAGCGTGGAGGGAAAATTGGTGAAATGATGGAAAGGATTGCCTCTTTTTATGATGACGAACTGGCACGTTGGATAGACTGGTTTACCAAGCTTTTTGAGCCAATTCTTATGTTGCTGATAGGTTTGGTGATTGGTGTTGTAGTTTTGTTACTCTACATGCCAATTTTTGAGTTGGCGGGAAATATACAATGA
- the gspG gene encoding type II secretion system major pseudopilin GspG — protein sequence MINLDKSEDSKLYNQHSRCSGFTLLELLVVMVIIGLLAGYVGPKYFEQIGKSETKTARAQIDSLGKALDQYRIEVGQYPSSEQGLAALNKNPSNDPKWSGPYLKKSVPNDPWNKPYLYKYPGEHGDYDLYSLGKDGLQGGAKESEDVVSW from the coding sequence ATGATAAATCTAGATAAGTCTGAGGATTCCAAACTTTACAACCAGCACTCAAGATGTAGCGGTTTTACGTTGCTTGAGCTATTGGTTGTGATGGTGATTATTGGTTTGCTTGCTGGTTATGTCGGGCCAAAATATTTTGAGCAAATTGGTAAGTCTGAAACTAAGACTGCACGTGCGCAAATTGACTCACTTGGTAAAGCGTTAGATCAGTACAGAATTGAAGTGGGTCAATATCCAAGTTCTGAGCAAGGTTTAGCAGCGCTCAATAAAAACCCCAGTAACGATCCTAAATGGTCTGGTCCTTACCTTAAAAAAAGTGTACCTAACGACCCTTGGAATAAGCCTTATCTTTATAAGTATCCGGGTGAGCATGGTGACTATGATCTTTATTCGCTAGGCAAGGATGGTCTGCAAGGCGGCGCTAAAGAGTCTGAAGACGTTGTGAGTTGGTAG